In Sphingomonas sp. LR60, the following are encoded in one genomic region:
- a CDS encoding Gfo/Idh/MocA family protein — protein MTNAKPRIGFLGTGWIGRHRMAAMVASGAVEAVAISDPSSAMVAAAVQDAPDAQVCASLEEMLALGLDGVVIASPSALHAAQSIVALEAGVAVFCQKPLGRDAAENEAVVAAARRADRLLGVDLSYRHTAGMRAIAPLVRSGALGRVFAIDLTFHNAYGPDKPWFYDRAQSGGGCVMDLGIHLADLALWLNPGATAERVDAALYAGGAPVTADAVEDYAAATVRLDNGVVVRLACSWRLHAGQDAVIEAAFYGTDGGAALRNVGGSFYDFTAEHFLDTARETLAVPPDDWGGRAAVDWAERLAAGARFDAAAAEYVATARVLDAIYAAGRG, from the coding sequence ATGACCAACGCCAAACCGCGCATCGGCTTTCTCGGCACCGGCTGGATCGGGCGGCATCGCATGGCGGCGATGGTCGCCAGCGGGGCGGTCGAGGCCGTCGCGATCAGCGATCCGTCATCGGCGATGGTCGCGGCGGCGGTGCAGGACGCACCGGACGCGCAGGTCTGCGCATCGCTCGAGGAGATGCTGGCGCTCGGGCTCGACGGGGTGGTGATCGCCAGCCCGAGCGCCCTCCACGCCGCGCAGTCGATCGTGGCGCTGGAGGCGGGGGTGGCCGTGTTCTGCCAGAAGCCGCTCGGTCGCGATGCCGCCGAGAATGAGGCGGTAGTCGCGGCGGCACGGCGGGCGGACCGGTTGCTGGGGGTCGATCTCTCCTATCGCCACACAGCGGGGATGCGCGCGATCGCGCCGCTGGTGCGGAGTGGTGCGCTGGGGCGGGTGTTCGCGATCGATCTGACCTTCCACAATGCCTATGGCCCCGACAAGCCGTGGTTCTATGACCGCGCGCAGTCCGGCGGCGGGTGTGTCATGGATCTCGGCATCCACCTTGCCGATCTCGCCTTGTGGCTCAATCCGGGCGCGACCGCCGAGCGGGTCGATGCCGCGCTCTATGCCGGCGGGGCGCCGGTCACGGCGGACGCGGTCGAGGATTATGCGGCGGCGACGGTGCGGCTCGACAATGGCGTCGTGGTGCGGCTGGCCTGTTCGTGGCGGCTCCACGCCGGGCAGGATGCGGTGATCGAAGCGGCGTTTTACGGCACCGACGGCGGCGCGGCGCTGCGCAACGTTGGCGGCTCGTTCTACGATTTCACCGCCGAGCATTTCCTCGACACCGCGCGCGAGACGTTGGCGGTGCCGCCCGATGACTGGGGCGGGCGCGCGGCGGTCGACTGGGCGGAGCGGCTGGCGGCCGGCGCGCGCTTCGATGCGGCGGCGGCGGAATATGTCGCGACCGCGCGGGTGCTCGACGCGATCTATGCGGCGGGGCGGGGGTAG
- a CDS encoding methyl-accepting chemotaxis protein, with amino-acid sequence MVTWFQQHAPIRAKFTVLTLVYGALAALSLCATIGAVQGMIPGNVAIGLAAGVLVAVLVVAVTSRALICDPYVATVVRMEALAANDLDTIIAFTDHRDCVGRMTKAMEVFRRNGKALASAAQSQQMVVEALGTGLGRLADNDLTFKIEEPFSADYDALRTNFNRAMSAVSSTIGAVTSAANGINSGAADIRQASDDLSQRTEQQAASLEETAAAMDEITTTVRETAAGARRANDAVVEARTEAESSGDVVRRAVDAMGGIERASSEISEIISVIDGIAFQTNLLALNAGVEAARAGDAGKGFAVVASEVRALAQRSADAAKDVKTKILASSQQVESGVTLVSETGKALQRIITRIGEISTLVSTIAQSAEQQATGLQQVNTAVSEMDGVTQQNAAMVEEATAAARSLAEEADRLTTEVSRFRTAAAPRPILPATTPVASVHDLQARAAQAGRDLARTARRPVTGTRGTALAVADEEWSDF; translated from the coding sequence ATGGTCACGTGGTTTCAGCAACATGCGCCGATTCGCGCCAAGTTCACCGTCCTGACGCTGGTGTACGGCGCGCTGGCCGCGCTATCGCTCTGCGCGACGATCGGCGCCGTGCAGGGAATGATACCGGGCAATGTCGCGATCGGCTTGGCCGCGGGCGTGTTGGTGGCGGTGCTCGTGGTTGCGGTGACGTCTCGCGCGCTGATCTGCGACCCCTATGTCGCGACCGTGGTCCGGATGGAGGCGCTGGCCGCCAACGACCTCGACACCATTATCGCCTTCACCGACCATCGCGACTGCGTCGGCCGGATGACCAAGGCGATGGAAGTGTTCCGCCGCAACGGCAAGGCGCTCGCCAGCGCGGCGCAGTCGCAGCAGATGGTGGTCGAGGCGCTCGGCACCGGGCTCGGCCGGCTCGCCGACAACGATCTGACGTTCAAGATCGAAGAGCCGTTCAGCGCGGATTACGACGCGCTGCGCACCAACTTCAATCGCGCGATGTCGGCGGTGTCGAGCACGATCGGCGCGGTGACCAGCGCGGCCAACGGCATCAACAGCGGCGCGGCGGACATTCGCCAGGCGTCCGACGACCTGTCGCAGCGCACCGAACAGCAGGCCGCCTCGCTCGAGGAAACCGCCGCCGCGATGGACGAGATCACCACGACCGTTCGCGAGACTGCGGCCGGCGCACGTCGCGCCAATGACGCGGTGGTCGAGGCACGCACCGAGGCCGAAAGCTCGGGCGACGTCGTCCGCCGCGCGGTCGATGCGATGGGCGGGATCGAGCGCGCGTCGTCGGAAATCAGCGAGATCATCAGCGTCATCGACGGCATCGCCTTCCAGACCAACCTCCTCGCGCTAAACGCCGGGGTCGAGGCGGCGCGCGCGGGCGACGCGGGCAAGGGCTTCGCGGTCGTCGCCTCCGAGGTCCGCGCACTCGCGCAGCGCTCGGCGGATGCCGCCAAGGACGTCAAGACCAAGATCCTCGCCTCATCGCAGCAGGTCGAGTCCGGCGTGACGCTGGTCAGCGAGACCGGCAAGGCGCTCCAGCGGATCATCACCCGTATCGGCGAGATCAGCACGCTCGTCTCGACGATCGCGCAATCCGCCGAGCAGCAGGCGACCGGCTTGCAGCAGGTCAACACCGCCGTGTCGGAGATGGACGGCGTCACGCAACAGAATGCCGCGATGGTCGAGGAAGCGACTGCCGCCGCGCGCAGCCTCGCCGAGGAAGCCGACCGGCTGACCACCGAAGTCTCGCGCTTTCGTACCGCCGCCGCGCCACGCCCGATCCTCCCCGCGACGACGCCGGTTGCGTCGGTCCACGACCTTCAGGCGCGCGCCGCGCAGGCCGGCCGCGACCTTGCCCGCACGGCCCGCCGCCCGGTCACCGGCACACGCGGCACCGCGCTGGCGGTGGCGGACGAGGAATGGTCGGACTTTTAA
- a CDS encoding Lrp/AsnC family transcriptional regulator, producing the protein MTQKSYVPDRIDRRLIALLLDNARATAFTLAEAIGRSATAVARRQRALEEAGIITGYAARLDLTRLGRETTVHIKVTLESQRIDVLDAFETAIAASPSVVRCDLMSGSYDYLITVRARDLADFAHIHRDELSRLPGVTQMESGFVLREVVASRLPLSLLD; encoded by the coding sequence ATGACGCAGAAAAGCTACGTTCCCGATCGAATCGACCGCCGGCTGATCGCGCTGTTGCTCGACAATGCGCGCGCCACCGCCTTCACGCTCGCCGAAGCGATCGGCCGCTCGGCGACCGCGGTCGCCCGGCGACAGCGCGCGCTGGAGGAGGCCGGGATCATCACCGGCTATGCCGCCCGGCTCGACCTGACGCGGCTCGGCCGCGAGACGACGGTGCACATCAAGGTGACGCTGGAGAGCCAGCGCATCGACGTGCTCGACGCATTCGAGACGGCGATCGCCGCCAGCCCGTCGGTCGTGCGCTGCGACCTGATGTCGGGCAGCTACGATTATCTGATCACCGTCCGCGCGCGCGACCTCGCCGATTTCGCGCATATTCATCGCGACGAACTTTCCCGGCTGCCCGGCGTCACACAGATGGAAAGCGGCTTCGTCCTGCGCGAAGTCGTGGCGTCGCGACTGCCTCTTTCTTTGCTTGATTAA
- the ald gene encoding alanine dehydrogenase, with translation MRIGVPKEIKNHEYRVGLTPGAVREYVAHGHEVIVQTGAGAGIAADDDTYRAAGAGIVDTAEEVFAAAQMVVKVKEPQPSEWVQLRDDQILFTYLHLAPDPEQAKGLQASGVTAVAYETVVDGRGHLPLLAPMSEVAGRLSIEAAGTALKAVNGGRGVLIGGVPGVQPARIVVLGGGVVGTHAARMAVGLGAEVTIIDRSIPRLRELDELFQGRVRTRVSTLESIEHEISEADAVIGAVLIPGASAPKLVTRPMLKLMKPRAVLVDVAIDQGGCFETSHATTHAEPTYEVDGVIHYCVANMPGAVPLTSSHALNNATLPYGLALADRGYAAAEADAGLMEGVNVRGGKIVNKVVAEALGVAG, from the coding sequence ATGCGCATCGGCGTGCCCAAGGAAATCAAGAACCACGAATATCGTGTCGGCCTGACCCCGGGCGCGGTGCGCGAATATGTCGCGCATGGCCATGAGGTGATCGTGCAGACCGGCGCGGGCGCGGGGATCGCCGCCGATGACGACACCTATCGCGCCGCGGGTGCCGGGATCGTCGATACCGCCGAGGAAGTGTTCGCGGCCGCGCAGATGGTGGTGAAGGTCAAGGAGCCGCAGCCGAGCGAGTGGGTGCAGCTGCGCGACGACCAGATCCTGTTCACCTACCTCCATCTCGCCCCCGATCCAGAGCAGGCCAAGGGTCTGCAGGCGTCGGGCGTCACGGCAGTTGCCTATGAGACGGTGGTCGACGGGCGCGGGCACCTGCCGCTCCTCGCGCCGATGAGCGAGGTCGCGGGGCGACTGTCGATCGAGGCGGCGGGCACCGCGCTGAAGGCGGTCAACGGCGGGCGCGGCGTGCTGATCGGTGGCGTACCGGGCGTGCAGCCGGCGCGGATCGTCGTGCTGGGCGGCGGTGTGGTCGGCACCCATGCGGCGCGGATGGCAGTCGGGCTTGGTGCGGAGGTGACGATCATCGATCGCTCGATCCCGCGGCTGCGCGAGCTGGACGAGCTGTTCCAGGGCCGGGTGCGGACGCGCGTGTCGACGCTGGAATCGATCGAGCACGAGATTTCGGAAGCCGACGCGGTGATCGGCGCGGTGCTGATCCCCGGTGCCTCGGCGCCGAAGCTGGTGACGCGCCCGATGCTCAAGCTGATGAAGCCGCGCGCGGTGCTGGTCGACGTTGCCATCGATCAGGGTGGCTGCTTTGAGACTAGCCATGCCACCACCCATGCCGAGCCGACCTATGAGGTCGACGGCGTGATCCATTATTGCGTCGCCAACATGCCGGGTGCGGTGCCGCTGACGTCGAGCCATGCGCTTAACAATGCGACCTTGCCGTACGGGCTGGCGCTGGCGGATCGTGGCTATGCCGCGGCCGAGGCGGATGCCGGGTTGATGGAAGGCGTCAACGTGCGCGGCGGCAAGATCGTCAACAAGGTGGTGGCCGAGGCGCTGGGCGTCGCGGGGTAA